A genome region from bacterium includes the following:
- a CDS encoding gfo/Idh/MocA family oxidoreductase — translation MVPFRIGLAGAGRMGRNHMAAIAASEHVAVTAIAEPVEATRQEMADSGAKVYDSLESMVNAGGIDGVIVCVPSDQHLQTVRRLVGARLPILCEKPLGVSAAEAREASGLAEQARIPLQIGFWRRFVPSLRRLRARIEQGELGEIYQVGCYQWDGVPPGVAFRAHSGGIFIDMGVHEFDQARWLTGQEFESVEAMDSGVALEPWPGDPESAQALGRMSGGSTTIVSLGRRFPLGDVCKVEVHGTRDWEEVRFLWPPDADAVFMAALRNQAESFAHYARGGSLQGAGGRDVTEAVVAAESAAAASGKS, via the coding sequence ATGGTGCCGTTCCGGATCGGTCTCGCCGGCGCCGGCCGCATGGGCCGCAACCACATGGCGGCGATTGCCGCGTCTGAGCACGTCGCTGTGACGGCCATCGCCGAGCCGGTGGAGGCGACGCGCCAGGAAATGGCGGACTCGGGAGCCAAGGTCTACGACAGCCTGGAGTCGATGGTGAATGCGGGTGGCATCGACGGCGTGATCGTGTGTGTGCCTAGCGACCAGCACCTTCAAACGGTGCGGCGCCTTGTCGGGGCGCGGCTCCCCATCCTGTGCGAGAAGCCGCTCGGCGTCAGCGCTGCCGAGGCGCGCGAGGCGAGCGGTCTTGCGGAGCAGGCCCGCATTCCGCTGCAGATCGGCTTCTGGCGCCGGTTCGTTCCCTCGCTCAGGCGCCTGCGGGCCCGCATCGAACAGGGCGAGCTGGGCGAGATATACCAGGTGGGCTGCTACCAATGGGACGGCGTGCCCCCAGGCGTGGCGTTCCGCGCCCACAGCGGCGGCATCTTCATCGACATGGGCGTGCATGAGTTCGACCAGGCCCGGTGGCTGACCGGCCAGGAGTTCGAAAGCGTGGAAGCAATGGATAGCGGAGTGGCGCTCGAACCTTGGCCGGGCGACCCGGAGAGCGCGCAGGCGCTGGGCCGGATGTCGGGGGGGAGCACCACCATCGTGTCGCTTGGCCGGCGGTTCCCGCTCGGCGACGTGTGCAAGGTCGAGGTTCACGGCACGCGCGACTGGGAGGAGGTCCGCTTCCTCTGGCCGCCCGACGCCGACGCTGTGTTCATGGCCGCGTTGCGCAACCAGGCTGAGAGCTTCGCCCACTATGCGAGGGGAGGCAGCCTCCAGGGCGCCGGAGGACGCGATGTGACGGAGGCCGTGGTCGCTGCTGAGAGTGCCGCCGCGGCTTCGGGCAAGAGCTGA
- a CDS encoding Gfo/Idh/MocA family oxidoreductase produces the protein MAEREVRIGIAGYGMMGRAHSYAYTALPSLRKVGVRPKLVLISGRDRQRVARAADAYGFAEWTEDWRELVSRKDIDIVDICTPPGTHAEIATAAAQAGKAVICEKPLAVTYAEARSAATAAEKARVLNAVGFNYRRLPAVSLMKRMIDEGAVGKVRLWRAVWLSDEFVDHAIPFDWRFDRPMGATTIADLGSHLIDMALWMVGDVAEVAAQSETFVKERSNPAGGSALKVSVDEASSALLRFTSGARGVLEMARLAPRRPCDFTIEVNGERGTLVFDYARLNELKYGDGSDDPGLYGMRTIRAEHPTHPYAATWWPIGQGVGYGSSFVNHLGDLLERYPDGPWEPGFNQGALVQAVCQAIETAAEGRRWVAVSEITDWNRPQTTS, from the coding sequence ATGGCAGAACGTGAGGTTCGAATTGGCATCGCGGGCTACGGGATGATGGGTCGCGCCCACTCCTATGCCTACACGGCCTTGCCGTCGCTGCGGAAGGTCGGGGTACGTCCCAAGCTGGTGCTGATCAGCGGCCGCGACAGGCAACGGGTGGCGCGCGCGGCCGACGCTTATGGATTCGCCGAATGGACGGAGGACTGGCGCGAACTGGTTTCGCGCAAGGACATCGACATCGTCGACATCTGCACGCCGCCCGGCACGCACGCCGAGATCGCGACGGCCGCGGCGCAGGCCGGCAAGGCCGTGATCTGCGAAAAGCCGCTGGCCGTGACCTACGCGGAGGCGCGCAGCGCTGCCACCGCGGCTGAAAAGGCCCGGGTGCTGAACGCCGTCGGCTTCAACTACCGCCGGCTGCCGGCTGTGTCGCTGATGAAGCGCATGATCGATGAGGGCGCGGTCGGCAAGGTGCGCCTATGGCGAGCGGTCTGGCTGTCGGACGAGTTCGTCGACCACGCGATCCCGTTTGACTGGCGCTTCGACAGGCCTATGGGCGCGACCACCATCGCGGACCTCGGTAGCCACCTGATCGACATGGCGCTATGGATGGTGGGCGATGTGGCGGAGGTCGCGGCCCAGTCCGAGACGTTCGTCAAGGAGCGGTCGAACCCCGCCGGAGGAAGCGCACTCAAGGTGTCGGTCGACGAAGCCTCCTCAGCGCTGCTTCGGTTCACATCCGGGGCGCGCGGAGTTTTGGAGATGGCGCGCCTGGCCCCGCGTCGGCCGTGTGACTTCACGATCGAGGTCAACGGCGAGCGCGGAACGCTCGTGTTCGACTACGCGCGCCTCAACGAGCTGAAGTACGGGGATGGCTCGGATGATCCTGGTCTGTACGGCATGCGCACCATTCGCGCCGAGCATCCGACTCACCCTTACGCCGCCACGTGGTGGCCGATCGGGCAGGGGGTTGGTTACGGCTCGAGCTTCGTCAACCACTTGGGCGATCTTCTGGAGCGATATCCGGACGGTCCCTGGGAGCCGGGTTTCAACCAGGGAGCCCTGGTCCAGGCCGTGTGCCAAGCGATCGAAACAGCCGCGGAGGGCCGGCGCTGGGTCGCCGTCAGCGAGATCACGGACTGGAACAGACCGCAAACGACGTCTTGA